One window of bacterium genomic DNA carries:
- the rplK gene encoding 50S ribosomal protein L11, whose protein sequence is MAKKVLAQVKLQIQAGKANPAPPVGPALGQHGVSIMEFCKAFNERTKDQMGLVIPAVITVYQDRSFSFITKTPPASVLLKKAAGIESGSKEPSKTTCGRVSPQQIREIAEMKMVDLNAASIEAAMKTIAGTARSMGLEVR, encoded by the coding sequence ATGGCTAAGAAAGTCCTCGCACAGGTCAAGTTGCAGATCCAGGCCGGCAAAGCCAATCCCGCCCCCCCGGTGGGACCGGCGCTCGGCCAGCATGGTGTCAGCATCATGGAGTTCTGCAAGGCGTTCAACGAGAGGACGAAGGACCAGATGGGCCTGGTGATCCCCGCGGTCATCACCGTCTATCAGGACCGGAGCTTCTCGTTCATCACCAAGACTCCTCCTGCTTCCGTCCTGCTCAAGAAGGCCGCCGGCATCGAGTCCGGCAGCAAGGAGCCGAGCAAGACGACCTGCGGACGGGTCTCTCCCCAGCAGATCCGCGAGATCGCGGAGATGAAGATGGTGGACCTGAACGCGGCGTCGATCGAGGCGGCGATGAAGACCATCGCCGGCACCGCTCGCAGCATGGGGCTGGAGGTTCGCTAG
- the nusG gene encoding transcription termination/antitermination protein NusG: MSDDAKDLREEPLFKGLDGDHPAAAAETPLHGGDLFAFGDEAEAPVAAPLEVPAETLAEAPAEAPAEAPAAAPAAGRLPEEEKRRRGMRWYVIHANTGHENKVKRNIETAIKANAFEDLFGEVLVATQDVTEMKNGKRSTTKRKFFPSYVLVEMIMTKETQHFINSIPGVTRFIGGTQLRPQPIDSDEVDRILGRMTKSEEAGTLLEIPYQVGDSVQVIDGPFTDWIGVVNEINHDKGKLKVMISIFGSETPVELDFLQVKDV; encoded by the coding sequence GTGTCAGACGACGCCAAGGACCTGCGCGAGGAGCCCCTGTTCAAGGGTCTCGACGGCGACCACCCCGCCGCCGCCGCGGAGACGCCGCTGCACGGCGGCGACCTGTTCGCCTTCGGCGACGAGGCGGAAGCGCCCGTGGCCGCGCCCCTGGAGGTGCCCGCGGAGACGCTCGCGGAGGCGCCTGCGGAGGCGCCCGCGGAGGCGCCCGCGGCAGCGCCGGCCGCCGGCCGCCTCCCCGAGGAGGAGAAGCGCCGGCGCGGCATGCGCTGGTACGTGATCCATGCGAACACCGGCCACGAGAACAAGGTCAAGCGCAACATCGAGACGGCGATCAAGGCCAACGCCTTCGAAGACCTGTTCGGCGAGGTGCTCGTCGCGACGCAGGACGTCACCGAGATGAAGAACGGCAAGCGCTCGACCACCAAGCGCAAGTTCTTCCCGAGCTACGTCCTGGTCGAGATGATCATGACCAAGGAGACGCAGCACTTCATCAATTCCATCCCCGGCGTGACCCGCTTCATCGGGGGCACGCAGTTGCGGCCGCAGCCGATCGACTCCGACGAGGTCGATCGCATCCTCGGCCGCATGACCAAGTCGGAAGAGGCGGGCACGCTGCTGGAGATCCCCTACCAGGTGGGGGACAGCGTCCAGGTGATCGACGGCCCGTTCACCGACTGGATCGGCGTCGTCAACGAGATCAATCACGACAAGGGCAAGCTCAAGGTGATGATCTCGATCTTCGGATCGGAGACCCCGGTCGAGCTGGACTTCCTTCAGGTGAAGGACGTCTGA
- the tuf gene encoding elongation factor Tu (EF-Tu; promotes GTP-dependent binding of aminoacyl-tRNA to the A-site of ribosomes during protein biosynthesis; when the tRNA anticodon matches the mRNA codon, GTP hydrolysis results; the inactive EF-Tu-GDP leaves the ribosome and release of GDP is promoted by elongation factor Ts; many prokaryotes have two copies of the gene encoding EF-Tu) yields EGVEMVMPGDNIKMTIELITPIAMEEGLRFAIREGGRTVGAGVVAKILK; encoded by the coding sequence CCGAGGGCGTGGAGATGGTGATGCCGGGCGACAACATCAAGATGACGATCGAGCTGATCACGCCGATCGCGATGGAAGAGGGCCTGCGGTTCGCGATCCGCGAGGGCGGCCGCACGGTGGGTGCCGGGGTTGTCGCCAAGATCCTGAAGTAG
- the secE gene encoding preprotein translocase subunit SecE, with amino-acid sequence MFNRLTLYMRETGQEMKRVSWPTWRELRESTLVVLATVAVVTVFIFIVDQVLSFIQRQLILMT; translated from the coding sequence ATGTTCAACAGGCTGACGCTGTACATGCGGGAGACCGGCCAGGAGATGAAGCGCGTTTCCTGGCCCACGTGGCGGGAGCTGCGCGAGTCCACCCTGGTCGTGCTGGCCACGGTCGCGGTGGTGACGGTCTTCATCTTCATCGTCGATCAGGTGCTGAGCTTCATCCAGAGGCAGCTGATCCTGATGACGTAG
- the rplJ gene encoding 50S ribosomal protein L10 has product MARPEKTAEVQAITAHLQSAKSVVLADYQGMTVAQMTAFRVKCREKNVVCRVVKNRLAKIASDQANVTVLREHLTGPMALIISADSQVDPAKIVVDFAKDVDKLKIRGGYVDGGFLTARQVEALSRVPSRDELYAQMMGSINAPLTGIAGTLNGVMSAVVRAVDAVAKQKAA; this is encoded by the coding sequence ATGGCACGTCCCGAGAAGACAGCCGAGGTCCAGGCGATCACGGCGCATCTCCAGTCGGCCAAGAGCGTCGTGCTCGCCGACTACCAGGGGATGACCGTGGCCCAGATGACCGCCTTCCGCGTCAAGTGCCGCGAGAAGAACGTCGTCTGTCGCGTGGTGAAGAACCGCCTCGCGAAGATCGCCTCCGACCAGGCGAACGTAACGGTGCTCAGGGAGCACCTCACCGGCCCCATGGCCCTGATCATCAGCGCCGACAGCCAGGTAGACCCCGCCAAGATCGTCGTCGACTTCGCCAAGGACGTCGACAAGCTGAAGATCCGCGGCGGCTACGTGGATGGCGGTTTCCTGACCGCCCGACAGGTCGAGGCGCTGAGCAGGGTTCCGAGCCGGGACGAACTGTATGCGCAGATGATGGGCAGCATCAACGCCCCGCTGACGGGGATCGCCGGCACCCTCAACGGCGTCATGAGCGCCGTGGTGCGGGCCGTCGATGCGGTCGCCAAGCAGAAGGCGGCCTGA
- the rpmG gene encoding 50S ribosomal protein L33, whose amino-acid sequence MPRDLVILSCNTCKMRNYTTKKNKRLHPDRVEYKKYCPRCDKHTPHKETR is encoded by the coding sequence ATGCCCAGGGACCTGGTGATCCTCTCCTGCAACACGTGCAAGATGAGGAACTACACCACGAAGAAGAACAAGCGCCTGCATCCCGATCGGGTGGAGTACAAGAAGTATTGCCCGCGGTGCGACAAGCATACGCCGCACAAGGAAACGCGCTAG
- the rplA gene encoding 50S ribosomal protein L1, whose product MKHGKNWRNAKEQVDRTRSYSLAEAFALLDRMPKPKFDESVDVAVRLNVNPRHADQMVRGTVVLPRGTGKDVRVLVITRGPKEAEATAAGADMVGSDDYLAMIDKGWTDTDVIIATPDMMGELGKRGRMLGPRGLMPNPKVGTVTMDIGKAVREAKAGRVEYRVDKAGIIHCGIGKRSFAPEALVENATALFTELVRAKPASLKGPYVGSVFVSGTQTPSIRIEHAAMSH is encoded by the coding sequence ATGAAACACGGCAAGAACTGGCGCAACGCCAAGGAGCAGGTCGACCGGACCAGGAGCTACAGCCTGGCCGAGGCCTTCGCCCTCCTGGACCGGATGCCCAAGCCGAAGTTCGACGAGTCGGTCGACGTGGCCGTCAGGCTCAACGTCAACCCGCGCCACGCGGACCAGATGGTCCGCGGCACCGTCGTGCTTCCCCGGGGGACCGGCAAGGACGTGCGCGTGCTCGTGATCACTCGCGGCCCGAAAGAGGCCGAGGCCACGGCCGCCGGCGCCGACATGGTCGGTTCCGACGACTATCTCGCTATGATCGACAAGGGGTGGACGGATACCGACGTCATCATCGCCACCCCCGACATGATGGGCGAGCTCGGCAAGCGCGGGCGGATGCTCGGTCCCCGCGGTCTGATGCCCAACCCCAAGGTGGGCACCGTGACCATGGACATCGGCAAGGCGGTGCGCGAGGCCAAGGCCGGCCGCGTGGAGTACCGCGTCGACAAGGCGGGCATCATCCACTGCGGCATCGGCAAGCGGTCCTTCGCTCCGGAGGCCCTGGTCGAGAACGCAACGGCGCTGTTCACGGAGCTGGTGCGCGCCAAGCCCGCGTCGCTGAAGGGACCCTACGTCGGCTCGGTCTTCGTTTCGGGGACCCAGACGCCGAGCATCCGCATCGAGCACGCGGCGATGAGCCATTAG